In the Leptotrichia sp. oral taxon 223 genome, TTAACCTGGACAAAGTCAGCCTTGCCCCGTTCACTGTTATTTTCGACTTTGCATTCCTGTCAAAATATCTAGTTATAATAAGCTCGTCATCTTCAATTTCAAATCCAAGCTCATTCAGCCTTCTCTTCTGATTCTCATTCAGCTCAAAGACACCTTCTGCAAAAAGGCTGTCTTCCCCATTTCTAATCATATCAGCATGACTTCTTTCACCAATTAATAGTGAAATTCCATCCAAAATAATTGATTTCCCGGCCCCTGTTTCTCCAGTCAACGCAATAAATTTCTCATTAAATTCCAAATCCAGATTTTTTATTATTGCTAGATTATTTAATCTTAATTCCCTTAGCATTTTTTTCCTTTCACTATTTTATTTTTTTTTAACTTTATTTCCTAATTATTTCAGACAAATAATATTATAAATTTTTAAAAATTAACAAATAATTACAATACAGAATCTCCCCATTTTAGTTTTTGTCTTAAAATACTGTAATAATCGCTATTTGTTGGTTTTACTATTTTAATTTTTTTCTTTGATAATCTTGCAGACACTAAATCATTGGGCTGTATCTGAAACCACTGATTCCCATCAATATTCAAATGAACCGAATCATCTCTTGAAGTTGCTTTAAAACTAAGAACTTCGCATCCGTCTACGATAATTGGACGGGCTGTCAAGCTTTGTGGAGCCAGCGGCGTTATTGAAAGAGCATTTAGTCCAGGATAGACAATTGAACCTCCTGCCGAGAGCGAATAGGCTGTCGAACCTGTGGGAGTTGCCACAATTATTCCATCAGCCCTGTATTTATTCACAAAAACATCATTTGAGTACACTTCAACTTGTATCAGATGTGCCTCATGTCCGCCTTTTGTTATTACAAGCTCATTTAACGCATAAAAAATATTGTCCTCGTACTTTACTTCAAGAAAAGCCCTTTCTTCCAGCTTATAATTTCCATTTTCATAATTCTGCAGCATTTTAACAGCATCCTGCGGCTTTACTTCCGCAAGATAGCCAAGAGAACCCATATTTATCGCAAGAACTGGAATATTGCTTGTAATTGCCTCTTTTGCGGAAATCAGCATTGTTCCATCTCCGCCAAGTGAAATTATCAAGTCTGCCTTTTCCACGCCAAAAACTTCCTGAATCCCTTTCTTTTGTAAATAATCATAAAAATCCTTTAACAGCTCTTCATTTCCATATCCACTTTTTATAATTCTTACTTTTTTTATTTCATTTTTTTTATCCAGATTATCATTATTTCCCGTTTTTTCAAAATTTTCCATAATAAAACCTCTTTTTCCTTAATTAAAATATTCTAAAATTAAATACTAAATTTCGATATTTAGAAATTTTACCTTTGTGAATTATTGTATCATTTTTAAAGATTTTTTTCCATTAGTTTTAAAAATATTTTTTTAGTTTGTCACAACATATTATACAATCTGTGTACCAAAAAAATTATGAGTCAATATTATTAAAAATAAAAACTCATAATTTATAATCTTAATATTCTAAAATAAACTTATATTTATACTATTTTAAAATTGAGCCTGTAAATTACAATTACTCTTAAATTTTAATTTTTTTTATAAATACAAACTTAATTTTAGGTATTTTTTAATTATTTTAAATAGAAATATTCATTTGGC is a window encoding:
- a CDS encoding NAD(+)/NADH kinase; this translates as MENFEKTGNNDNLDKKNEIKKVRIIKSGYGNEELLKDFYDYLQKKGIQEVFGVEKADLIISLGGDGTMLISAKEAITSNIPVLAINMGSLGYLAEVKPQDAVKMLQNYENGNYKLEERAFLEVKYEDNIFYALNELVITKGGHEAHLIQVEVYSNDVFVNKYRADGIIVATPTGSTAYSLSAGGSIVYPGLNALSITPLAPQSLTARPIIVDGCEVLSFKATSRDDSVHLNIDGNQWFQIQPNDLVSARLSKKKIKIVKPTNSDYYSILRQKLKWGDSVL